One genomic region from Leptospira montravelensis encodes:
- a CDS encoding O-antigen ligase family protein — MLYPVVPIGFAIGLMIRNSDIKEVQFSKSFILFFLIVLLWIFRDWSDDFALVRILLFSEVVIILSLVNSLGREFRQKLIDHILIIFLINSVILVSKMYLDSEFKINSYREDLFLIPVSLLGSNSFLILGLLALSFYKSNWRIRVFYLMVLLVSCFFLLLSLSRISIISTGLLFLYIVWEQQKEKINLKFVAFAFVSLLLAFVFLLLSEKSLLNVETIGVRFSIWKLHMLSTIYNKPIFGFGFNSEKLIPFVENLKISTLDFALVEDYMSHFKTFPLAHNLYFQIFSSTGIFGFSVFLIWIFSFLKYSNKSIAAINLRKNLPKAILLIWLIHEILDFSSLEIANILILGLLALDVKNSEKSNVKDKESLQVSKTIMVFLGFYFFLFLFFSYRFSKIEQQIFKNHKNIHLSTFLEFTPTGIIPKGYNLDSNSSGLSKFEILMYGERYFFLQLALAHSTANEPIILQQCFDFISRKEICYAKLMNYIVNEEPLVHYSDPIKILLSISDPFGIYLRNFL, encoded by the coding sequence ATGTTATATCCGGTTGTTCCAATAGGTTTTGCAATCGGCCTTATGATTCGAAATAGTGATATCAAAGAAGTTCAATTTTCTAAATCATTTATCTTATTTTTTCTCATAGTATTACTTTGGATTTTTAGAGATTGGAGTGATGACTTTGCTTTGGTTCGTATCTTGTTATTTTCCGAAGTGGTTATTATTCTTTCTTTAGTTAATTCATTAGGTCGTGAATTCAGACAAAAGTTAATAGATCATATTCTAATTATTTTTCTGATAAATTCAGTTATACTTGTAAGTAAAATGTATCTAGATAGCGAATTTAAGATAAATTCTTATCGTGAGGACCTTTTTTTAATTCCTGTTAGTCTATTAGGTTCTAATTCTTTTTTAATTCTTGGATTATTAGCATTAAGTTTTTATAAAAGTAACTGGCGTATTAGAGTTTTTTATCTAATGGTTTTGTTAGTCTCGTGTTTTTTTCTTTTGTTGTCGCTTTCAAGGATTTCTATTATTTCTACGGGTTTGCTTTTTCTCTATATTGTTTGGGAGCAACAAAAAGAAAAAATCAATTTAAAGTTTGTAGCCTTCGCATTCGTTTCTTTACTGCTAGCCTTTGTATTTTTGTTACTCTCTGAAAAATCATTGCTAAATGTCGAAACTATTGGAGTCCGTTTTTCCATTTGGAAGTTACATATGCTTTCAACTATTTACAATAAGCCAATATTTGGTTTTGGATTTAATTCGGAAAAGTTAATTCCCTTTGTTGAAAATCTTAAAATATCTACTTTGGATTTTGCATTAGTGGAAGACTACATGTCGCATTTTAAAACATTTCCACTAGCACATAATTTGTATTTCCAGATTTTCAGTTCTACTGGAATCTTTGGATTTTCTGTTTTTTTGATTTGGATATTTAGTTTTTTAAAATATTCAAACAAAAGTATAGCAGCTATTAATTTGAGGAAAAATTTACCTAAGGCAATTTTGTTAATTTGGTTAATACATGAAATATTGGATTTTAGTAGTCTAGAAATTGCAAATATATTAATTTTAGGTTTATTAGCCCTTGATGTAAAGAATTCAGAAAAAAGTAATGTGAAAGATAAAGAATCTTTACAGGTTTCCAAGACCATTATGGTTTTTCTGGGTTTTTATTTTTTTCTTTTTCTGTTTTTTTCCTATCGATTTAGTAAAATTGAACAACAGATTTTTAAGAATCATAAAAATATTCACCTTTCTACTTTTTTGGAATTTACTCCTACTGGTATCATTCCGAAAGGATACAATTTGGATTCAAATTCCAGTGGATTAAGTAAATTTGAAATACTTATGTATGGAGAAAGATATTTTTTTCTTCAGTTGGCTTTGGCGCATTCAACTGCAAACGAGCCAATAATTTTGCAGCAATGTTTCGATTTTATTTCTAGGAAAGAAATTTGTTATGCGAAACTTATGAATTATATTGTAAATGAGGAACCGTTAGTCCATTATTCTGATCCGATAAAAATTTTGCTTTCGATAAGCGACCCTTTTGGAATATACCTACGTAATTTTTTATGA